The region AGGTAGGAAAAGGCTAGGAGTAcattttatattcttaaaattttcttgagaaatgattaatttttgagatattcctGGAATTTGGAACCGACACTTGCAGTTTTAACTGTCTTGTAACAAAATTGACTGTAACTCTTTTCCTATTGTAGGTATCAAGGTGATTTAAGTAGTGTTGGACAGGAGAAGGCTAAGAGTAcattttatattcttaaaattttcttgagaaattattactttttgagatattctcGAAAGTTAGACCCGACAGTTGCAATTCTGATTGTCTTGTAACAAAATTGACTGTAACTCTTCTCCTATTGTAGATATCAAGATGATTTAAGTAGTGTTAGGTAGGAAAAGGCTAAAAGTAcattttatattcttaaaaatttcttgagaaatgattagtttttgagatattcctGGAATTTGGACCCGACAGTTGCAATTCTTATTGTCTTCCAACAAAATTGATTGTAACTCTTGTCCTATTGTAGATATCAAGGTGATTTAAGTAGTGTTCGGTAGGAAAAGGCTAAGAGTAcattttatattcttaaaattttcttgagaaattattagtttttgagatattccaggaatttggacTGGACAGTTGCAATTCTAATTGTCTTGTAAGAAAATTGACTGTAACTCTTCTCCTATTGTAGATATCAAGGTGATTTAAGTAGTGTTGGATAGGAAAATAACAAGAGTACATTtcatattcttaaaattttcctgagaaattattagtttttgagatattcccGGAATTTGGACCCGACAGTTGCAATTCTGATTGTCTTGTAACAAAATTGACTGTAACTCTTCTCCTAGTGTAGATATCAACGTGATCTAAGTAGTGTTCGATAGGAAAATGCCAAGAGtacattttatgtatttaaaatttccttgaGAAATCATTAGTTTCCAAGAAATTCCCGGAATTCGGACCCGACAGTTGCATTTCTAATTATCTCTTGACAAAATTGCCTGTAAGAGCTACAtctctttaatttattatctgaTCACCTTACACCCTTAACAGGATTCATAGAACATACCCTCGGGTACATTCTTCCCGAAATGTCTTTCACGTGAATATTCCCAGCAGTTCCTCGGATCTCGGACTTTGAAGCACACTCTCCGGGGCCATTTCGAATATTATAACGACAATAATCATTATTTAACCGAAGTGCCGTTTAAGACGTGGCGGGCGCGACGATCGCGTGCTAATAGAGAAACTTTAATGACGGATAAAATGAATTTACGccgattttattatttaaaaaaaaatgggatttttcCCCCTCTTTGCCCTTCGGCCCTAACGGTCGCGTGATCCCTTTTAACCCTGTCTCCTTGCGATGATATTTGGGTTAGTGAGTGACCTTACCTGATTTCACCGTCTTCCTTAACGTGACATTTTTGCCCTCCCCCTCGAGGGGGGTGGCGGCGTTTTTATGATCCCCCGAGGGGCTCTTGAGCACCGATTTCGGACGCTCCCTTTCATCCTCGGACTCCGCCTCGTTCTCGCTCCCGCTGGGGCTGATCAGGGAGACCATGGTGACGATTTCCGGCGGGGGTTGGGCGGCATTCTTCCACTCTTTCGTTTCGCACGATGCCTCCCCCGGCTCCTCACTTTTCGGAGACCTCTTGGAGGTTTTCACTTTACGTTTGGATGCCAAAAATTTACCTGCGAATATAATGTTGAAGTTTAAGGGGCGTTTTTGGGATGTCTCGGGTACCTTTGTCGTGATGTTTGGTGCTCGGGGCCGAGGAGGATCTGACCAAGGGGGGCCGGAAGTTCGCTTGCTCCTTGTGGAAGGCGGAACTGGTGCGTTTCTGGAACTTTTCTCGTCTACTTTGCGCGGTCATGGGTCTGATTATTACGTTGATTCCCTCACCGCTAGGCAGGTCAGCCTTGGCCTCCTCCTCCTCCTGGTCCTGGCGTTCCTCCTTATGGTTCTCTAGGGGCACCACCACGATGGTGTTGCTCCTGCCAAACGGAGGTTTCTCCGGGATCTTCTTGCCACTATTCTTCTTGATTTGAAAGGGTTTCGATTGGTTGAAGTCGATCAGGGGTTGCAAGTACTTCGGCTCGAACTTCTCCGGCTCCGTCACTTCCTCCGCAGCGGCGGAGTCTTGTAAATTATGTGCCAAATAGATCTGGAGGCTGTTGGTCTTGTTGTCGCTCTTCTCGTTCTCCTTGTCGCTCGCACGCGGCTTATTGAACTCCTGTTTCGAGTTTAAGATGGAGTCCTTTTCCAGGGAGGGATGTCTGGTGAGCTTCCCTCGCTCCCTCTTGACCTCTTTGCATTTCTTTATGATCACTTCCTCGTTCAGGTTGAAGCCGTCCCCCCAAGCCAGCTTTACACTTTTACTCTCACTGGGGGCGGGCTTCTTTGGCTTATTCAAGGAAACCTGGATTTCTTGCTGCTGATCGAACCATGGCTCCGGGACGTCTTCGGAGAACTGTTTGGTGAGACCCGCGCGTTTTTTCTGTTGTTGGTCGCAACCGAGGGACAGCTGCCGAAAATTGGAGAGTTTCCGGGACATTTTTTGCTCGTTAAATCGCCTAGATCAGAAGTGGGATTAAGTGAGATTTCTTTGGGCCTTAAAGGACTTACCTGgaatcatgttaaaaataatgaaaacatcATAGCAACCGGGCCGGAGCGGGAAATAAACAAATGCCGTCGCGGCGGTGTTGTTCACCCTCAACCCGCGAAACTTTAACTGAAATAATCCGTCGCCGGAACACATGTTTCCCCAGTCATCATTTTAAATATCGATTCTTACGATATTATACTTTCCccattatttttgattattttgggGGGGTGGGAGGAGGAGGACACGTTTTGATGGTCATAAAGTATCCTACGGGAACAAGGGGGATTAATGGGAAATGCGCTCGATTAAGAAGAGCTCCATTTTTTTGGGGGGGATGATTTAACGTTCTAAGGTGCAAACAGGGAGGGCGAGCTTCGTGACTTGAATTAGTAAAAGGGATGGTAATAAAAGGGATTTTTATCGCGGCCCGTCAACGACCTTCCCGAATCTATCTATATGCATTATATTATTAGATCGATAAAAATTCGCCGCTCTTGCATACCCATCATCCATCCGATCGTgcttttttaccattttaatgtaaaagttggTCGTGACTGATGGGGAGATCCGTCGTCGATTTCTCCTTTGCCCATCATCATGCGATGATCTAATAAGGTCGCCCGTATAATAAGGAACCTTCAAGTATATACGCAATAAAGAACGGGGGGGTGAAACTCTGGAAAATATACGTTTGGGGTAAAAGAATGTCAAGAACGCACCAAAAGTTCTGGCGCTCGGCATGCGATAAACACAAAAATTTACAAAGCAGTTTTACCGctaatcaaaactctttattttattatcgtgcacgtgtttcgctaatgatGTAACCATCTTCGGGgaatgatttaaattaaactaaaactgCTTACTAGAgatgttaaaaaagtaattcgTTACTCGTGTAACGTTAGAAGTTATAAGTTATCGttcataactcctttattttaaaatttacgactaaaagttattctacataatttgtagtattttaaattcGGAATGTAAcggtaaaagaaaattttgaattttcccaatagttttcgaggaAATTCGGAAAAACTTTTTAgaggttttttccaattttttggaaaactatcgaagataaaaattatttttctgttgcttctgatgcgcattgatatTCCACACAACCTTTgtgaaaacagtttttttctcCGGCCAATagttttcctggaaaaaaatcaaaaccgtaataatggaaattttcccttgggtacccctttggaatTTTTCGGAAATTcaggtataacttttttttggtaggtttttcaaaaaagttttattaagcttttttgaaggattttagatgttttatcgatgtagcaaaaaaaaataatttttcaaaaaaaattttttttttcaaattttttgccaaaaatttgccaatttttcaaaaatcgtccataacttctttattttgaaatttacgaGTAAAAgttattctacataatttgtAGCATTTTTAAAGAAGAGTGAAAtagcaaaagaaaatttttaattttcccaatagttttcgagaaaattaggaaaaactgtttagaggttttcctcgattttctggaaaactactgaagataaaaattatttttctatagcatctgatgcgcattgacattccaCACAACTTttgttataacaatttttttctccaacaaatagtttttccggaaaaaaaaaaccgaaataatgaacattttcccatgggtacgtacccctttcgattttttgagGGACATTTTTCGGAAAtttggctataacttttttttggtgcttttttaaaaaaaaagttattaagcttttttgaagGATTTTAGATGTCCTATcgatgtaccaaaaaaaaataatttttttcaaaaaaaatttttttgccaaatttttcttaaaaatttgctaatttttcaaaaatcgtccataacttctttattttgaaatttacgaGTAAAAgttattctacataatttgtAGCATTTTTAATGAAGAGTCAAATGGtaacagaaaatttttaattttcccaatagttttcgagaaaattcagaaaaactgtttagaggtttttctcgattttctggaaaactactgaagataaaaattatttttctgtgcatctgatgcgcattgacattccaCACAACTTTTGTTATAACAATTTTTCCCTCCAGCAAATAGTTTTcccggaaaaaaataaaaaccgaaataatgaacattttcccataggtacccctttcgattttttgaggaagacaTTTTTCGGAAAtttggctataacttttttttgcgttttcaagaaaaaagttattaagtttttttgaagGATTTTAGATGTTCTATcgatgtaccaaaaaaaattttttttttcaaaataatttttttttttattttgtacaaaaaatttgctaatttttcaaaaatcgtctataacttctttattttcaaatttatgactaaatgttattttacattatttgtaGCATTTTTAATGAAGAGTCAAATGGTAAATGAAAATCTctaattttcccaatagttttcgagaaaattcggaaaaactgttaagaggttttccttgattttctgaaaaactattgaagataaaaattatttttctatggcatctgatgcgcattgacattccaCACAACTTttgttataacaatttttttctccaacacATAGTTTTcccggaaaaaaataaaaaccgaaataatgaacattttcccaGGGGTAGCCCTTTCGATTCTTTGAGGCAGAATTTTTTCGGAaatttgggtataacttttttttggtgcgttttcaaaaaaaaagttattaagcttttttgaagGATTTTAGATGTTCTATcgatgtaccaaaaaaaaaataatttttttcaaaaaaaattttttgcccaaatttttcttaaaaatttgctaatttttcaaaaatcgtccataacttctttattttgaaatttacgaGTAAAAgttattctacataatttgtagcatttttaatgaaaagtcaaatggtaaaagaaaattttaaattttcccaatagttttcgaggaAATTcggaaaaactgtttagaggttttcctcgattttctggaaaactactgaagataaaaattatttttctatggcatctgatgcgcattgacattccaCACAACTTttgttataacaatttttttctccaacaaatagttttcccggaaaaaaataaaaaccgaaataatgACCATTTtcccaggggtacccctttcgattttttgagGCACAAATTTTTCGGAaatttgggtataacttttttttggtgcgttttcaaaaaaaaagttattaagcttttttgaagGATTTTAGATGTTCTATcgatgtaccaaaaaaaaaataatttttaaaaaaaaaaatttttttgtcaaatttttcttaaaaatttgctaatttttcaaaaatcgtccataacttctttattttgaaatttacgaGTAAAAGCTATTCTACATAATTTGTAGCATTTTTAATGAAGAGTCcaatggtaaaagaaaattttaaattttcccaatagttttcgagaaaattcggaaaaactgtttagaggttttcctcgattttctggaaaactactgaagataaaaattatttttctacgGCATCTGATGCGCATCGACATTCCACACAACTTTTGTCataaacacatctcgtgagagtgtacccctttcgattttttgagGCAAgaaatttttggaatttgtgtataacttttttttggtgcgttttcaaaaaaaaagttattaagcttttttgaagGATTTTAGATGTTCTACTcgatgtaccaaaaaaaaataatttaaaaaaaaaaaaattttttttccaaattttcttctaaaaaaatttgctaatttttcaaaaatcgtccataacttctttattttgaatttacgAGTAAAAgttattctacataatttgtagcatttttaatgaagagtcaaatggtaaaagaaaatttttaatttttcccaatagttttcgagaaaattcggaaaaaactgttttagagGGTTTTTCTCGATTtgtctggaaaactattggaaataaaaattatttttctatggcatctgatgcgcattgacattccaCACAACTTttgttataacaatttttttctccaacaaatagttttcccggaaaaaataaaaaccgaaataatgaacattttcccaggggtacccctttcgattttttgagGCAgaaatttttcgagaaatttgggtataactttttttttgggcgttttcaaaaaaaaagttattaagctttttttgacAGGATTTTAGATGTTCTATcgatgtaccaaaaaaaaaaaataatttttttcaaaaaaaagtttgttggccaaatttttcttaaaaatttgctaatttttcaaaaatcgtccataacttctttattttcaaaatttacgaGTAAAAgttattctacataatttgtagcatttttaatgaagagtcaaatggtaaaagaaaattttaattttcccaatagttttcgagaaaattaggaaaaaactggttaagaggtttttcctcgattttctggaaaactattggaaataaaaactatttttctatggcatctgatgcgcattgacattccaCACAACTTttgttataacaatttttttcttccaacaaatagttttcccggaaaaaaaataaaaaccgaaataataaacattttccccaggggtacccctttcgattttttgagGCAGAAATTTTTCGGAaatttgggtataacttttttttggtgcgtttcaaaaaaaaagttattaagcttttttgaagGATTTTAGATGTTCTATcgatgtaccaaaaaaaatatatatttttttcaaaaaaaaaattttttgccaaatttttcttaaaaatttgctaatttttcaaaaaatcgtccataacttctttattttcaaatttacgaGTAAAAgttattctacataatttgtagcatttttaatgaagagtcaaatggtaaaaagaaaatttttaattttcccaatagttttcgaggaAATTcggaaaaactgtttagaggtttttctggattttctggaaaactactgaagataaaaaattatttttctatggcatctgatgcgcattgacattccaCACAACTTttgttataacaatttttttctccaacaaatagttttcccggaaaaaaaataaaaaccgaaataatgaacattttcccaGGGGTACCCTTTTCGATTTTTTGAGGCAGAAATTTTTCGGAaatttgggtataacttttttttggtgcgttttcaaaaaaaacagttattaagcttttttgaatgattttagaTGTTCTACcgatgtaccaaaaaaaaacaattttttaaaaaaaaaaaatttttttgccaaatttttcttaaaaatttgctaattttttcaaaaatcgtccataacttctttattttcaaatttacgactaaatgttattgaatattatttgtAGCATTTTTAATGAAGAGTGAAATGGtaaacagaaaaatttttacttttccccaatagttttcgagaaaattcggaaaaactGTTTAGCAGGTCTTCTCCCTCGATTTTTCTGGGAACAACTACctgaagataaaaaattatttttcaatatggcatctgatgcgcattgactTTCCACACAACTTttgttataacaatttttttctctaacaaatagttttcccgacaaaaaaataaaaaccgaaataatgaacattttcccatggTATTCGATTTTTGAGGCAGAAATTTTTCGGAaatttgggtataactttttttttggtgcgttttcaaaaaaaaagttattaagcttttttgaagGATTTTAGATGTTCTATTcgatgtaccaaaaaaaaaattaattaaaaaaaaaaaaaaattttttttcaaatttttcaaaaattgtccataactcctttaattttcaaatttaccaCTAAATGTTATCCTACATAATTTgcagcattttttaataagaatcgCACGGTACAAGAAAATGCTTAAATTTTCCCAACAGTTTTCGTGAAAATTCGggaaaactgtttagaggttttCACACTATTAATCCCGGCTATACCTGCCTCGAGACACAACACTGTAAATCCCCCTTATAACGTCACTAATTCACCCCAACATTTCAG is a window of Anthonomus grandis grandis chromosome 1 unlocalized genomic scaffold, icAntGran1.3 Chromosome103, whole genome shotgun sequence DNA encoding:
- the LOC126749366 gene encoding triadin isoform X1; translation: MSRKLSNFRQLSLGCDQQQKKRAGLTKQFSEDVPEPWFDQQQEIQVSLNKPKKPAPSESKSVKLAWGDGFNLNEEVIIKKCKEVKRERGKLTRHPSLEKDSILNSKQEFNKPRASDKENEKSDNKTNSLQIYLAHNLQDSAAAEEVTEPEKFEPKYLQPLIDFNQSKPFQIKKNSGKKIPEKPPFGRSNTIVVVPLENHKEERQDQEEEEAKADLPSGEGINVIIRPMTAQSRREKFQKRTSSAFHKEQANFRPPLVRSSSAPSTKHHDKGKFLASKRKVKTSKRSPKSEEPGEASCETKEWKNAAQPPPEIVTMVSLISPSGSENEAESEDERERPKSVLKSPSGDHKNAATPLEGEGKNVTLRKTVKSVAVFPVSFQQSSIHAVRSFSASFPARRASMAAALSTHPNTKNGPQKGQEKRGTNPGSPDADERVPKRRLLRSNTEESKASSSWKKATSQIGLLKAPKGEFSVDIQTKGSQEGKESMKLDLEDNVILITPEEKKPSPEKPAEERPASDDTPKEKQCWAMYCKMTEKGINVSYDTILRGMLTPTEYRIRRKTSIAEEMNIMVNPAQASSEEEEDQKPGTH
- the LOC126749366 gene encoding triadin isoform X2 — encoded protein: MSRKLSNFRQLSLGCDQQQKKRAGLTKQFSEDVPEPWFDQQQEIQVSLNKPKKPAPSESKSVKLAWGDGFNLNEEVIIKKCKEVKRERGKLTRHPSLEKDSILNSKQEFNKPRASDKENEKSDNKTNSLQIYLAHNLQDSAAAEEVTEPEKFEPKYLQPLIDFNQSKPFQIKKNSGKKIPEKPPFGRSNTIVVVPLENHKEERQDQEEEEAKADLPSGEGINVIIRPMTAQSRREKFQKRTSSAFHKEQANFRPPLVRSSSAPSTKHHDKGKFLASKRKVKTSKRSPKSEEPGEASCETKEWKNAAQPPPEIVTMVSLISPSGSENEAESEDERERPKSVLKSPSGDHKNAATPLEGEGKNVTLRKTVKSVSFQQSSIHAVRSFSASFPARRASMAAALSTHPNTKNGPQKGQEKRGTNPGSPDADERVPKRRLLRSNTEESKASSSWKKATSQIGLLKAPKGEFSVDIQTKGSQEGKESMKLDLEDNVILITPEEKKPSPEKPAEERPASDDTPKEKQCWAMYCKMTEKGINVSYDTILRGMLTPTEYRIRRKTSIAEEMNIMVNPAQASSEEEEDQKPGTH